The following proteins are co-located in the Roseovarius arcticus genome:
- a CDS encoding TerB family tellurite resistance protein translates to MIADFFKRLTAADDQPLTETDARLALAALLVRAARTDGDYAPSEIDRIDRILVARYGLTPDAAAALRSDAEQTEAEAPDTVRFTRAIKDAVPYDQRIGVIEALWQVVLVDGERAAPENALLRMTASLLGVTDVESAEARQRVAKSI, encoded by the coding sequence ATGATCGCAGATTTTTTCAAACGCCTCACCGCCGCGGATGACCAGCCGCTGACCGAAACCGACGCGCGTCTCGCGCTTGCCGCGCTGCTTGTGCGCGCCGCACGCACAGATGGCGACTACGCCCCCAGCGAGATTGACCGGATCGACCGTATCCTTGTTGCGCGCTATGGCCTTACGCCCGATGCAGCCGCCGCCTTGCGCAGCGACGCCGAGCAAACGGAGGCCGAGGCGCCCGATACGGTGCGCTTTACCCGCGCGATCAAGGATGCGGTGCCATATGATCAGCGCATCGGTGTGATTGAGGCGCTGTGGCAAGTGGTGCTCGTCGACGGTGAGCGTGCCGCGCCTGAAAACGCCCTTTTGCGTATGACCGCCAGCCTTCTTGGTGTTACCGATGTCGAAAGCGCGGAGGCGCGCCAGCGCGTTGCCAAGTCGATTTGA